One segment of Marinobacter sediminum DNA contains the following:
- a CDS encoding mannose-1-phosphate guanylyltransferase/mannose-6-phosphate isomerase, which yields MIHPVIMAGGTGSRLWPLSRQLNPKQFLKLTDSPLSMLQSTVARLEGMDTDNPLLICNEEHRFLAAEQMRQSNHEDVQIILEPCGRNTAPAIALAALQLCESAGEDNPLMLVLAADHLIQDVTAFQQGVTKALPLAQQGKLVTFGIVPHQPETGYGYIHQGTGLATDCYSVDEFVEKPDLETAKSYLASGEYLWNSGMFLFGARDYLTELGTHRPDILSACRAAINDASEDLHFIRVNSELFAACPSESVDYAVMEKTDKAAVVALDAGWSDIGSWSALWDVSEKDEDGNSLAGDVIVHETANTLVRADSRLVATVGVDNLVIIETKDALLVAHKDKVQDVKTIVEQIRNDGRHEHMNHREVYRPWGVYDSIDNGTRYQVKRITVKPGAKLSVQMHHHRAEHWIVVSGTARVTNGEKTYLVTENQSTFIPVGQVHSLENPGVIDLELIEVQSGSYLGEDDIVRYEDRYGRK from the coding sequence ATGATTCACCCCGTCATTATGGCTGGCGGCACCGGCTCACGGCTCTGGCCACTGTCTCGGCAACTGAATCCAAAGCAATTCCTGAAATTGACAGACAGTCCACTATCAATGCTGCAGTCAACAGTCGCCCGGCTTGAGGGAATGGACACTGACAACCCCCTCCTTATCTGCAATGAGGAGCACCGGTTCCTTGCCGCGGAACAGATGCGGCAATCCAATCACGAAGACGTCCAGATCATACTGGAACCCTGCGGGCGCAATACCGCACCTGCTATTGCCCTGGCCGCGCTGCAACTGTGTGAAAGCGCAGGTGAGGATAATCCCCTGATGCTGGTCCTGGCCGCTGATCACCTCATCCAGGATGTTACTGCCTTTCAGCAGGGTGTCACCAAAGCCTTACCCCTGGCCCAGCAGGGTAAACTGGTTACCTTTGGCATCGTTCCTCACCAACCCGAAACGGGGTATGGCTACATCCACCAGGGAACCGGGCTGGCAACCGATTGTTACTCTGTCGACGAATTTGTCGAAAAACCGGACCTCGAAACCGCAAAAAGCTACCTTGCCTCCGGCGAATATCTCTGGAACAGCGGCATGTTCCTGTTCGGCGCCAGAGATTATCTGACCGAACTGGGAACCCACCGCCCTGACATCCTGTCCGCATGCAGAGCTGCGATTAACGATGCCAGCGAAGACCTTCACTTCATCCGCGTCAATTCAGAGTTGTTCGCCGCATGCCCTTCTGAATCGGTTGACTACGCCGTGATGGAAAAAACAGACAAAGCGGCTGTCGTGGCCCTGGACGCCGGGTGGAGCGACATCGGCTCATGGTCTGCACTCTGGGACGTGAGTGAAAAGGACGAGGATGGCAACAGCCTGGCGGGCGACGTGATTGTCCACGAAACGGCCAACACCCTCGTTCGTGCAGATAGTCGCCTGGTAGCGACAGTCGGCGTGGACAACCTGGTCATCATTGAGACCAAGGACGCGCTTCTTGTTGCTCACAAGGACAAGGTCCAGGACGTCAAAACCATCGTCGAGCAGATCCGCAATGATGGTCGCCACGAACACATGAATCACCGGGAGGTCTATCGGCCCTGGGGTGTTTACGATTCCATTGATAACGGGACCCGGTACCAGGTTAAACGAATCACGGTGAAACCCGGCGCCAAGCTATCGGTACAGATGCATCACCATCGCGCCGAGCACTGGATTGTGGTCAGCGGCACGGCTCGCGTTACCAATGGCGAGAAAACGTATCTGGTCACTGAAAACCAGTCCACCTTCATCCCCGTGGGACAAGTACATTCCCTCGAAAACCCGGGCGTAATCGACCTTGAGCTGATAGAGGTCCAGTCTGGTTCTTATCTGGGCGAAGACGACATCGTAAGATATGAGGACCGGTACGGCCGAAAATGA
- a CDS encoding TolC family outer membrane protein yields the protein MKKRLLSGLVGLLAAQPALSMDLVETYEKALSYDSGIAAAQASFEAQKAASDVSKSALLPQIGAFGETNHTDVDGPNQDNSYRELNYGIQLTQPLFQADAWFRYDASQFQTDSARAQYNLAQQQLMLDVATAYFNVLRARDTVTTTLAAEAAIQRQYEQAQERFDVGLIAITEVYEARASYDDTRSRRIVAENQLNIAREQVARLTGEFAEDLENLRQNFPLGRPDPMNPSAWETTALEQNWSIRSAMYDLNASEANLKVAKSGHYPTVDLTASYGKSDISGIEDPNAIQTQRDGTTTQGVIGLTLNVPIYTGGGTQAGVRQQRSQVTVAEQSLNTVRRDVRVNTRSLFLTVNNNIETASALGQTIISRRSALDATRAGYEVGTRNIVEVLDAERAYYVALRDYANARYDYVINTLQLKQAAGTLSPQDLISLNNWLSETAPGIEALANEEKMLEVPAQ from the coding sequence ATGAAGAAACGACTGCTTTCCGGACTTGTTGGCCTATTGGCGGCCCAGCCTGCCCTTTCCATGGATCTGGTAGAGACCTATGAGAAAGCACTCTCCTACGACTCTGGCATTGCTGCCGCCCAGGCCAGCTTCGAAGCTCAAAAGGCCGCGAGCGACGTCAGTAAGAGCGCCTTGCTGCCGCAGATTGGCGCGTTTGGCGAGACGAACCACACCGATGTGGACGGTCCAAACCAGGACAACAGTTACCGTGAACTGAACTATGGCATTCAGTTGACCCAGCCACTGTTTCAGGCGGATGCGTGGTTCCGGTATGACGCGAGCCAGTTCCAGACAGATTCGGCACGCGCCCAGTACAACCTCGCGCAACAGCAACTGATGTTGGACGTTGCCACCGCCTACTTCAACGTACTCCGCGCCAGGGACACAGTGACGACAACATTGGCGGCTGAAGCTGCAATTCAGCGCCAGTATGAACAGGCACAGGAGCGTTTTGATGTAGGCCTGATTGCGATTACTGAGGTTTATGAGGCCCGCGCAAGCTACGATGACACCCGAAGCCGGCGCATCGTCGCTGAAAATCAGCTGAACATTGCGCGGGAACAGGTAGCCCGGCTAACCGGAGAATTCGCGGAGGACCTCGAAAACCTGCGTCAGAACTTCCCTCTCGGTCGGCCGGATCCGATGAACCCTTCCGCCTGGGAGACGACCGCACTGGAGCAGAACTGGTCGATTCGTTCGGCTATGTACGACCTGAACGCCAGTGAAGCTAACCTGAAGGTTGCCAAGTCCGGCCACTACCCGACGGTCGACCTGACGGCTTCCTATGGCAAGTCTGACATCAGCGGCATTGAAGACCCTAACGCCATCCAGACACAGAGGGATGGCACCACAACCCAGGGCGTCATTGGGCTAACGCTGAACGTACCGATTTATACCGGTGGGGGCACCCAGGCCGGCGTTCGCCAGCAGCGTTCACAGGTGACGGTTGCGGAGCAGTCATTGAATACCGTGCGCAGAGATGTCCGCGTGAACACGCGCAGCCTGTTCCTGACAGTGAACAACAATATTGAAACCGCGTCAGCACTGGGGCAGACGATTATTTCCCGCCGCAGCGCACTGGACGCGACCCGCGCGGGATATGAAGTGGGTACCCGCAATATTGTAGAGGTTCTGGATGCCGAACGTGCCTATTATGTCGCACTTCGAGACTATGCCAATGCCCGTTACGACTACGTGATCAACACGCTTCAGCTGAAGCAGGCGGCCGGAACCCTTAGCCCCCAGGACCTGATCAGTCTCAATAACTGGCTGAGTGAGACGGCGCCCGGAATAGAGGCCCTGGCGAACGAAGAAAAAATGCTGGAAGTTCCGGCCCAATAA
- the waaA gene encoding lipid IV(A) 3-deoxy-D-manno-octulosonic acid transferase, translated as MLQFIYSQLIRLLLPFILLRLWWNGREAPELRRNWRQRLGLVPRAKGAVVWVHAVSVGETIAAGPMVRRLLGRNPDITILMTAMTDTGLAQARKMFGDQVQYAYAPYDTPGSIRRFLNRVDPRILVIMETEIWPNMIRQCRNRNVPVFLINARLSERSARGYERIRSLASPIMRSIGWVAAQAERDAERFRRIGVAAAKVAVTGSVKFDVDIPDDVREESGALRNRLSKRPVWIAGSTHEGEDVQLLAAHQRVLEAHPEALLIIVPRHPDRFEAVADKIGKAGLSFVRRSTGDAPGTAQVYLGDTMGELMMLYGVSNMAFVGGSLIRRGGHNPLEPAAWGIPVFSGPHVFNFETIYQCLLDDAGVKLVTNVDELAAHIIHLFSDEEARKAIGRRALSVVDKNRGALDKVVDGIIERI; from the coding sequence GTGCTGCAATTTATCTATTCCCAGCTGATACGGCTGCTTTTACCCTTTATTTTGCTGCGACTGTGGTGGAACGGTCGCGAGGCTCCTGAGCTTCGTCGAAATTGGCGACAGAGGCTCGGGTTGGTGCCCCGCGCAAAAGGGGCTGTGGTATGGGTGCATGCCGTCTCCGTGGGCGAGACGATTGCCGCCGGCCCCATGGTTCGCCGGCTGCTCGGCCGGAATCCCGACATTACCATCCTGATGACAGCCATGACCGATACGGGGCTCGCTCAGGCTCGCAAGATGTTTGGTGATCAGGTCCAGTATGCTTATGCGCCTTATGACACGCCCGGCTCCATTCGTCGTTTCCTGAATCGGGTAGACCCCCGTATTCTCGTAATCATGGAAACGGAAATCTGGCCAAATATGATACGTCAGTGCCGGAACCGCAACGTGCCTGTCTTTCTCATTAATGCCCGTCTTTCTGAGCGCTCCGCCCGGGGTTATGAGCGCATCAGGAGTCTGGCTTCGCCGATCATGCGCAGTATCGGCTGGGTTGCCGCGCAGGCTGAAAGGGACGCCGAGCGTTTCCGTCGGATCGGTGTAGCTGCAGCCAAAGTTGCGGTAACGGGCAGTGTGAAGTTTGACGTGGATATTCCAGACGATGTCCGTGAAGAGTCCGGCGCGCTCAGAAACAGGCTGTCCAAACGCCCGGTCTGGATAGCGGGCAGTACCCACGAAGGTGAGGATGTGCAGTTGCTGGCGGCCCACCAGAGGGTTCTGGAAGCGCACCCCGAGGCCTTGCTGATTATTGTGCCGCGTCATCCGGATCGGTTTGAGGCGGTAGCAGATAAAATTGGCAAGGCCGGGCTCTCATTCGTTCGCCGGTCAACCGGTGATGCTCCCGGCACCGCCCAGGTGTATCTGGGGGACACCATGGGTGAGCTGATGATGCTTTATGGTGTGAGTAACATGGCTTTTGTGGGCGGCTCACTGATCAGACGCGGAGGGCATAATCCTCTTGAACCTGCCGCATGGGGAATTCCGGTGTTCTCAGGGCCCCACGTTTTTAATTTTGAAACCATTTATCAGTGTCTGCTGGATGATGCTGGGGTCAAACTCGTTACCAATGTGGACGAATTGGCAGCGCATATCATCCATCTTTTCAGTGACGAAGAGGCGCGAAAGGCAATCGGACGGCGAGCGCTGTCTGTGGTCGACAAAAACCGCGGAGCGCTGGACAAGGTCGTGGACGGAATTATTGAGCGGATCTGA
- a CDS encoding glycosyltransferase family 4 protein, which translates to MRILQALPALYSGGVERGTVEFASDLVKRGHESFVVSKGGPMAEQLRGQGSRHIFMPIHRKSPASFGQVLPMRKLLLELKPDIVHVRSRMPAWIIYLALRSIPASQRPAIVSTFHGMYSVNPYSAIMTRADHMIAVSQCVRDYILKSYPVPEEKLSVIQRGVDVDAFRQRELTPQWLSRWFRQYPQLTNQRIIMMPGRISRWKGQLDFLTMMAKLVHQRPDCHGIIVGGAEPGKEHFLEELEKERARLNLTDKVSFLGQRNDMTNLYLLADVVCHMSTKPEPFGRTVTEALASGTPVVAYNRGGAAETLQACFQAGLVTPDDTDGVAETVLRLLDSETPTIEIPYRFRLEAQTEASLQVYENVLAQRKNAQ; encoded by the coding sequence TTGAGAATTCTCCAGGCACTGCCTGCGCTATACAGCGGGGGGGTAGAACGTGGCACCGTTGAATTCGCTTCCGACCTGGTGAAGCGGGGCCACGAGTCATTTGTGGTCTCCAAGGGTGGTCCGATGGCCGAGCAGCTTCGGGGCCAGGGTTCACGGCACATCTTCATGCCCATACACCGAAAGTCCCCAGCCTCGTTCGGGCAGGTCCTGCCAATGAGGAAGCTGCTCCTTGAGCTGAAGCCGGACATTGTTCATGTCCGCTCCCGTATGCCGGCGTGGATCATTTACCTGGCACTCCGAAGTATTCCGGCAAGCCAGCGTCCGGCTATCGTTTCCACCTTTCATGGCATGTACTCCGTCAACCCATACAGCGCCATCATGACCCGGGCCGATCACATGATTGCCGTATCCCAATGTGTGCGGGATTACATTTTAAAAAGCTATCCGGTACCCGAGGAAAAACTGTCAGTAATACAGCGTGGCGTTGACGTGGATGCCTTTCGGCAAAGGGAGCTCACACCGCAGTGGCTGAGCCGATGGTTCCGGCAATACCCGCAGCTGACCAACCAGAGAATCATCATGATGCCGGGCCGAATTTCACGCTGGAAAGGCCAGCTGGATTTCCTGACCATGATGGCGAAACTGGTTCACCAGCGGCCGGATTGCCACGGCATCATCGTAGGCGGCGCCGAACCCGGCAAGGAGCACTTTCTGGAAGAACTGGAAAAAGAACGCGCCCGCCTGAACCTGACCGACAAGGTCAGTTTTCTGGGCCAGCGTAACGACATGACCAACCTTTACCTTCTGGCGGATGTCGTCTGCCACATGAGCACCAAACCGGAACCCTTCGGCCGCACGGTCACTGAAGCTCTCGCCTCAGGCACACCGGTGGTGGCCTACAACCGCGGGGGAGCCGCGGAGACACTTCAGGCCTGCTTTCAGGCCGGACTGGTGACGCCGGACGATACCGACGGGGTTGCCGAAACCGTATTACGGCTTCTGGACTCGGAGACGCCGACCATTGAGATTCCCTACCGGTTTCGGCTTGAAGCGCAAACCGAAGCGTCGCTGCAAGTCTATGAGAATGTGCTCGCGCAACGCAAAAACGCCCAATGA
- a CDS encoding glycosyltransferase, producing the protein MNSEHKLTIVLVLGTPGTTWGGMEKHTADLAGALASRGHNVHVMGHPSYIDRFPRGVHFHSVPFHLGRRNPWLILTLKHRVKKIAPDILHAQGNKAAQLTGSIQSDTIKLRVGTVHGIKSSHKAFNRLDRVIAVSPRIFENLKHPGRHLIYNGVALPRTPEPENSYNPAFPPEVINVVAIGRLEPVKGFQRLIEAWALRAKSLPSAHLTIFGDGSERKRLEKLICELSLGDDVTLAGFHNDLSSVYKQAQLTVLSSEREGFPYVLIESLLAGCPVISTPVSGPQNILPAGALCQDHEISSLSDLLSEALGNLAGLKKAEGPAMAFARKKLTLENMTDETEQLYFDALSVDRN; encoded by the coding sequence ATGAACAGCGAACACAAACTAACCATCGTTCTGGTTTTAGGAACGCCGGGCACAACCTGGGGCGGCATGGAGAAACACACTGCCGACCTGGCAGGAGCACTGGCCAGTCGCGGTCATAACGTGCACGTAATGGGGCACCCCTCCTACATCGACCGATTCCCGAGAGGTGTGCACTTCCACTCTGTGCCGTTTCATCTTGGGCGGCGCAATCCCTGGCTCATCCTGACCCTCAAGCACCGCGTAAAAAAGATCGCGCCGGATATCCTCCACGCCCAGGGAAATAAAGCAGCCCAGCTGACAGGAAGTATTCAGTCTGACACCATAAAACTCAGGGTAGGCACTGTTCACGGTATCAAATCCAGTCACAAAGCGTTCAATCGCCTGGACAGGGTTATAGCTGTCAGCCCCCGGATCTTCGAGAACCTTAAGCACCCTGGCAGGCACCTGATCTACAATGGCGTGGCGTTGCCTCGCACGCCGGAGCCGGAAAATTCATACAATCCGGCGTTCCCACCCGAAGTAATCAATGTTGTTGCCATTGGCCGACTTGAACCGGTTAAAGGCTTTCAGAGGCTCATTGAAGCCTGGGCCCTGCGGGCAAAGTCGTTACCTTCGGCTCACCTCACGATATTTGGTGACGGCTCCGAACGAAAACGACTTGAAAAGCTGATCTGCGAACTAAGCCTCGGGGACGACGTTACCCTCGCAGGATTCCACAACGACCTGAGTTCAGTCTATAAACAGGCGCAACTGACGGTACTAAGCTCTGAACGGGAAGGCTTTCCCTACGTCTTGATTGAATCACTGTTGGCCGGCTGCCCGGTCATTTCAACACCGGTCTCCGGGCCACAAAACATTCTTCCGGCCGGTGCGCTCTGTCAGGACCACGAAATCAGTTCCTTATCCGATCTACTGTCTGAAGCCCTTGGCAATCTGGCCGGACTGAAAAAAGCTGAAGGACCGGCAATGGCTTTCGCGAGAAAGAAACTCACGCTTGAAAACATGACCGATGAAACGGAACAACTGTATTTCGATGCATTGTCCGTTGACCGAAACTGA
- the lpxL gene encoding LpxL/LpxP family Kdo(2)-lipid IV(A) lauroyl/palmitoleoyl acyltransferase, translating to MKKKYRKLARNTDYSAYRHPRWWPTWMGISLMWCIAQLPIRLQWWLGKMAGLLAWKLAKSRRHVTEVNIQLCFPELTAAQQYALVRKAFIANGIGLLELGIAWFRDPAKLIGITRVHGLEHFEQALSNGKGVLLLGGHYSTLDLGGSLVTEYINSDVMQRDHNNPLVNAVMTRARERRYGTVLGARDLRGLFRNLKKNHAVWYATDQDYGRKDIVFAPFFGVEAGTITATSRIAERSGCKVVPFSHFRREDRPGYDIYFHPALENFPSGDDLKDATLLNGIIEREIRRAPDQYLWMHRRFKTRPDPKAPGFYGSK from the coding sequence GTGAAAAAGAAATACCGCAAACTAGCGAGAAATACCGATTATTCAGCCTACCGCCATCCTCGCTGGTGGCCCACATGGATGGGCATTTCCCTGATGTGGTGCATTGCACAACTCCCCATTCGCCTTCAGTGGTGGCTCGGGAAAATGGCTGGACTGCTGGCCTGGAAACTGGCAAAAAGCCGGCGCCACGTCACCGAAGTGAATATTCAACTTTGTTTTCCAGAACTTACGGCAGCTCAACAATACGCTCTGGTCCGAAAGGCGTTCATCGCCAATGGCATCGGCTTGCTGGAGCTGGGGATCGCATGGTTCCGGGATCCAGCCAAGCTGATCGGCATCACCAGGGTTCATGGCCTGGAGCATTTCGAGCAGGCACTATCCAATGGCAAAGGCGTTCTGCTTCTCGGAGGTCACTATAGTACGCTGGACCTCGGGGGCAGTCTGGTCACGGAATACATCAACTCAGATGTCATGCAACGGGATCACAATAATCCACTTGTGAATGCTGTTATGACAAGAGCGAGGGAAAGGCGCTACGGCACCGTACTTGGAGCCAGGGACCTGAGGGGATTATTCCGAAACCTGAAAAAGAACCACGCGGTCTGGTATGCCACGGACCAGGATTACGGTCGTAAAGATATCGTCTTCGCCCCGTTTTTTGGCGTCGAGGCCGGCACCATCACAGCGACCTCTCGCATCGCCGAGCGCAGCGGATGCAAGGTTGTGCCATTCAGCCACTTCCGGCGGGAAGATAGACCGGGCTATGACATCTATTTCCACCCTGCCCTCGAGAACTTCCCCAGCGGGGATGATCTCAAGGACGCGACGCTGCTCAATGGCATTATCGAACGGGAAATCCGGCGGGCACCGGACCAATACCTCTGGATGCACCGCCGTTTCAAAACCCGCCCGGATCCGAAAGCCCCGGGCTTTTACGGTAGCAAGTAA
- a CDS encoding glycosyltransferase family 2 protein yields MKLPLSVYYITQDEELRLPESLAKVTGWVDEIIVVDSGSTDRTREIAEGAGARFVYNDWQGFASQKAYAASLCRNDWALDLDADEVLSDELVRNIKAVFVQPVPEDVAGFRMRWVLSQPNPAHPFKHDKTKKILRLYNRKKAVIEAEKDSNNDRPQVREGRVLDLKGDVLHRTLVSLEQMERKYCQLSTEQARFLAAKGRRISSGRLFAEFPLKFLKYYLIHRQILNGWFGLSVAITAANRNFMRLAKAKELQMLAELEMDSGPKRF; encoded by the coding sequence ATGAAGCTACCTCTGTCCGTTTATTACATCACCCAGGACGAAGAGTTAAGGCTGCCCGAGTCTCTGGCGAAAGTGACCGGGTGGGTGGATGAGATCATTGTGGTTGATTCCGGAAGCACCGACAGAACAAGAGAGATAGCCGAAGGCGCCGGGGCACGTTTTGTCTACAACGACTGGCAGGGCTTTGCCTCTCAAAAGGCCTATGCCGCAAGCCTTTGTCGCAATGACTGGGCCTTGGACCTCGACGCCGATGAAGTGTTGTCCGATGAACTGGTAAGAAACATCAAGGCTGTGTTTGTTCAGCCTGTTCCCGAAGATGTTGCTGGTTTCCGAATGCGCTGGGTATTGTCCCAGCCGAATCCGGCGCACCCTTTTAAGCATGATAAAACCAAGAAAATTCTGCGCTTGTACAATCGGAAGAAGGCAGTTATCGAAGCTGAAAAAGACAGCAACAACGACCGGCCGCAGGTCAGGGAAGGGCGGGTACTTGATCTGAAGGGCGATGTGCTGCACAGAACGCTTGTTTCGCTGGAACAGATGGAACGGAAATACTGTCAGCTCTCCACAGAGCAGGCGAGATTCCTCGCGGCCAAAGGCCGGCGCATCTCCAGTGGCCGGTTGTTTGCGGAGTTTCCGCTCAAGTTCCTGAAGTACTACCTGATTCATCGGCAGATTCTGAATGGCTGGTTTGGCCTGAGCGTCGCCATCACCGCAGCAAACAGAAATTTTATGCGGCTGGCGAAAGCAAAGGAGTTGCAGATGCTTGCGGAGCTGGAAATGGATTCGGGTCCAAAGCGATTCTGA
- a CDS encoding mitochondrial fission ELM1 family protein, which translates to MAKPNDRDSSAPVVWLLTDNKPGHRNQLKGLGNRLRVLAGVSLYWIDTSALKVSLWRALLAVPPSVNDAFPHPDLVIGAGSGTHRLLLSLRRLKKTKSLVIMKPAFPLGWISGAIIPAHDRVHPEPNVLMTEGVINTVTPLARITDKPEALILVGGPSPHFDWDSDVVLGQINHLIGHYHQWRWTISGSRRTPTDLLARLDEQAGPKITVADPAKTHESWLSHRLSASRAVWVTPDSMSMVCEAATSSVPTGIFELPRRTGSRVAEGIDRLVSRGHIASWSNHAAVMAGETGHHETLWEADRAARWVLKQGLLPAEKDSHRNNKRKDV; encoded by the coding sequence ATGGCAAAACCAAATGACCGTGACAGCTCCGCACCAGTCGTATGGCTGTTAACGGATAATAAGCCTGGCCACCGGAACCAGCTGAAGGGGCTGGGCAATCGCCTTCGGGTGTTGGCCGGCGTCAGTCTTTACTGGATAGATACCTCGGCATTAAAAGTCTCACTCTGGCGCGCCTTGCTGGCAGTACCTCCGTCCGTGAATGACGCGTTTCCGCACCCGGACCTTGTAATCGGTGCAGGTTCCGGAACGCACCGTTTGCTGCTCTCGCTGCGCCGGCTGAAAAAGACAAAATCCCTGGTCATTATGAAGCCCGCCTTTCCTCTGGGCTGGATCAGTGGCGCGATAATCCCTGCCCATGACAGAGTTCACCCGGAGCCTAATGTCCTGATGACGGAAGGCGTAATTAACACGGTCACACCATTGGCCCGGATAACGGACAAACCCGAAGCACTCATTCTCGTGGGCGGACCCTCTCCACATTTTGACTGGGACAGCGACGTGGTGCTGGGGCAGATCAATCACCTGATTGGCCATTACCACCAATGGCGCTGGACCATCAGTGGTTCCCGACGCACACCAACCGACCTCCTGGCACGCCTCGATGAGCAGGCTGGCCCGAAAATTACCGTTGCCGACCCGGCAAAAACTCACGAGAGCTGGCTCAGCCACCGTCTTTCAGCCTCAAGGGCGGTGTGGGTTACCCCGGACAGCATGTCCATGGTCTGTGAAGCGGCAACCTCATCAGTGCCCACCGGGATTTTCGAGCTGCCGAGAAGGACCGGCAGTCGCGTGGCAGAGGGAATCGATCGACTGGTCAGCCGCGGCCATATTGCCAGTTGGAGTAACCATGCCGCTGTCATGGCGGGGGAGACTGGTCATCATGAGACCTTGTGGGAAGCAGATCGCGCTGCCCGCTGGGTACTCAAACAGGGTCTGTTGCCCGCAGAGAAAGACAGCCATCGAAACAACAAAAGGAAAGACGTTTGA